The DNA sequence TAACATGCGTACTTCCAGCTGCTGAACCATTGTTAATAACTGCCCACAATTGCCCTTCACCCGCTCCATGGCTATTCCCTAAATCAAAAGCATTGAGATTGTCTGGTTTGTCGTTAAGAGTAAATGTCTTTGAATAACTACTGGGCCCGGTAAGACTAAAAGGAAAATCTAAGGACACCACTTCACTAATTGCTTTTTTGTGCACATAAATATATCCATTTTGTGCAGAAAAAGTAATACTGATTAATAATACTAATGCAGTAATTAATTTATATTTTTTCATTATTTGTGTTTTTGTGTTTTCTAATTATTAAAGTCCAACGTATTTTTAAAGTAAATTAAAAAACGCTATTTCAGAAGGACTATCGATTACTACAACTGCTTTAATTTGCAGTCATACCAAGTGTGTTTTATTTCTACTAACTCTTAAATCTTTCATTATTTAAAAATAATAACTCTTTCAGCTCAACAACTATTAGATTTGCTTACAAATAAACAATTGAGAGAAAAAGCAATCCTGATACTTTGCATAGAATTCTAATCCATATGGAACGACTTTAACAAGATTCCGATAAGGATTAAAATTTGACAAGTCTTTAAAAGACAATTAAATCATGAAGAGAAAACTCAGATAGAGATTTAATTTACACTCTTGAATAATTAAATAAAAAACGGCGGCGGTCTGGAAAATAAGAATTGGGAAAGTGCTGCAGTTTTAGAAAAGTCTGCAGTATAGATATTCATTAAGTAAACGAATACAGGAATTTTGATTTTTATGTAAAGACACGAAACTATATTCTCTGAAATGAAAACTGGAGTGATTACCGAATTCTTGGTATTGGATAAACTACCAGAATCAAAGCTTTCATCAGATCTTGTAGTTTTAAATAAGAATTTCGGTTTGGGTAATTTTGGAAGATTTTTAACTTGATTTACAGACTCCTCTTTGGTAATTGGAATCTGCTTCTTGATTTTAGAATTTGAAGATTTCTTAGGACCTTCACCTTTTAAAGGAGCTTCTATCTTAACTATTCTAGCGTTCGTAGATTCTTCGAACCCAAAAACAACTGTATTTTCACCAACATAAATAATAGCTTGCTGATCTTGCTGAGGAATATCAGCTTTTAATGCGGTCGCACTAAAAAATAGAGGCATGCTCAGAAGAGGCAACATAATCAATATAGAAAAGACGGAATAAGATTCCAACTTCTGAAATATTGATCGTGTTGCTCTAAAGAATAAATTTTCTTTCAAGCTGTGTATTTGTGTTTTTTAGAATTATTCTCACGAATTATTCTTTAACAAAAATACAACAAAACACGATACCTGTTATAGCAAACTCAAATAATGGGTGTAATTACCAAAATAATGGGTCAAAACACCTCTTTTCATTACTAATATAATATATTTTATGCAATAATAAAGTTATTTAAAATTGTAATTATTAGTATGTATTAACCGTTAATTATCACTAAATAATAGTTAGTATATCACAGTAATGAAATTATTAATGATAATTCTGCATTTTGAACTTCCAGAGGGATGACTAGTTAGAAACACTATTTTTTTATCGTTGTTAAAACGAACTGAAAAGCAGAACGACATCAAGCATATATAAGTCCTTGGTCTACTGTTAGAATTAGACAAAAAAAAAGCCGCTTCCAAAAGGAAACGGCTTAATTATAAGGTTGAGGTAGAATTATTTAACTTCTACTTCAGCACCAGCTTCTTCTAATTGTTTTTTCAACGCTTCAGCTTCGTCTTTAGATACACCTTCTTTGATTGCAGTCGGAGCTGAATCTACCATATCTTTAGCTTCTTTAAGTCCTGCACCAGTTAAATCTTTAACTAATTTTACAACTGCTAATTTAGAAGCACCTGCAGCTTTCAAGATTACATCGAATTCAGTTTTTTCTTCAACTGCTTCACCTGCACCTGCAACAGCAGCAACAGCTACAGCAGCTGGTTCGATTCCGTACTCATCCTTAAGGATAGTAGCTAATTCATTTACGTCTTTAACGGTTAAGTTTACAAGCGTTTCCGCTAAGTTTTTTAAATCTGACATTTTAATAATGTTTTAAGTGTGTTGAACGATTTATTTGATTTTTTTTGAGTCTAATTACTCTGCACTAGGTGCATCGGTAGCGTCAGCGCTTGCTTCTGGAGCAGCTTCTGCAGCTGGGGTTTCTTCTGCAACTGGAGCAGCTTCTTCAGCTTCACCGTTAGCTTCATCTTTATTTTGAAGTGCAGAAAGAACATTTCTAAGTGGAGATTGAAGTATTGTGATGATTTCACCAATCATTTCTTCTCTAGACTTAATGCTAACTAAAGCAGCTAAGTTTTCGTCACCTACATAGAAAGTTTCTTGTAAATAAGCAGATTTCAAAGCTGGAACTTCTGCTTTTTTTCTGAATCCTTGAATCAACTTTGCCGGAGCGTTAGCTGTTTCAGAAATCATCAAAGCGGAGTTACCTTTGAAAGTTGGGAACATTTCAGAGTAATCTACTCCTTCGATTTGTTCCAATGCTTTTTGTAGTAAAGTGTTTTTTACAACTTTTACAGTGATATTTTGTTTAAATGCTTGTCTTCTAAAATCTGAAGTCGCAGCAGCATTCATTCCTTCTAGACTTGCTACATAAACAACTTTCGCGTCTTGTAACACTTCTTTTAATTCTTGTATTACTAATACTTTATCTTCTTTTGTCATTGTCTTACAGATTATTAGTTTACAGATTTAGAATCAATTGCAATACCCGGACTCATGGTAGAAGACAAATAAATGCTTCTTACATAAACACCTTTAGATGCAGTTGGTTTCAATTTAAGTAAAGTCTGAATTAATTCAGCAGCATTTTCTTTAATTTGAGTAGCATCAAAAGATACTTTACCAATTCCTGCATGGATAATACCATATTTGTCAACTTTAAAATCAATCTTACCTGATTTTACTTCAGATACTGCTTTACCAATATCCATAGTTACAGTTCCAGATTTAGGGTTAGGCATTAGACCTCTTGGACCTAAAATTCTACCCAATGGACCTAATTTACCCATAACAGCTGGCATTGTAACGATAACGTCAACATCTGTCCAACCATCTTTTATTTTCTGTAAATACTCGTCAAGACCTACATAATCAGCACCAGCTTCTTTCGCTTCTGCTTCTTTGTCTGGTGTTACCAAGGCAAGTACTTTCACATCTTTACCAGTACCGTGTGGAAGAGAAACTACCCCTCTTACCATTTGGTTCGCTTTTCTAGGATCAACTCCCAAACGAACTGCGATATCTACAGATGCGTCAAACTTTGCAAAGTTTACTTCTTTTACCAAAGCAGAAGCTTCGTCAAGAGAGTAAATTTTGTTTTTTTCTATTTTGCTTAAAGCTTCTTTTTGCTTTTTAGTTAATTTTGCCATATCTATAAGTTTTAAGCGTTAGTTGGTTTAGTTCCTGTTACTCTCAATCCCATAGATCTTGCAGTTCCTGCAACCATAGTAAGGGCGCCATCAATAGTAAAGCAGTTAAGATCTACCATTTTATCCTCAGCAATTTTACTTACTTGAGCCCAAGATACAGCACCTACTTTCAGTCTGTTCGACTCTCCTGAACCTTTTTTCTGCTTAGAAGCTTCTAAAAGTTGGATTGCAACTGGTGGAGTTTTAATAACGAATTCAAATGATTTGTCTTCGAATACTGTAATTACTACAGGTAAAACTTGTCCCGGTTTGTCTTGAGTTCTTCCGTTAAATTGCTTACAAAACTCCATAATGTTCACCCCTGCAGAACCCAATGCTGGACCTACTGGTGGAGATGGATTAGCCGCTCCTCCTTTTACTTGGAGCTTAACCATTTTAAAGACTTTTTTAGCCATTTTGATTTTTTAAAAAATTAAATAATTTATGAATGTGGAAGCATTTATAAATCTGCAAAGAAGTGAAATAAAAACACAACTCTACATTTCGGACTGCAAAATTAAGAATAATTTTTAATTACACAAGGGATAAGGTATTGATTTTTAATGATTATTTGAATTAAATGAAAAAAGTCGCCTTATAAAAGCGACTTCTGTATCCTAATGGTGACTTTTAATCCGCAACTATTCGTTTTAAATTATCTTTTCTTTCACCACCCATACAATTAAACAAATACTGAAAAAAATTGGAACAGTTCCTCCTAAATGTGCAGAATAAACTAAAAACTAAAATCGCATATAACTTGTCAATTCGCAATATTAAAAACAAAAAAAAAGAACCAATTAAATTGATTCTTTTTATAATATATATCTAAGTGTATTACACTTTTTCTACTTGCATAAAGCTTAATTCCATTGGTGTTTTTCTTCCGAAAATCATTACTGAAACTTCGATTTTCTTTTTATCTTCGTGCAGTTTTTCAACTGTACCGTTGAAACCATTGAAAGGTCCATCAATTACTTTTACGTTTTCACCTACTACGAAAGGAATTGCTGATTCAATTGCGAACTCAGAAAGCTCATCCATTCTACCTAGCATTCTATTCACTTCTGATTTACGCATTGGTACAGGATCACCACCTTTAGTCGAACTTAAAAAAGAAATAACTCCTGGAATATTCTTGATAATGTGAGGAACCTCCCCTACTAGATTAGCCTCTACCATTAAGTATCCTGGGTAATAAGGTTTTTCTTTCGGCACCTTTTTACCATTTCTTATCTGGATTACTTTTTCCATAGGAATGACTACTTGAGTTACAAAATCCTCTAAGCCATAATGCTTCATTTCGTTCTCAATATAGGCTTTCACCTTATTTTCCTGTCCACTGATGGATTTCAGAACATACCACTTCAAGTCACTCATTTTGGGAAAATAATTTTAATTGAACAGATTGATAAAGAGCGATATAATATTCGCAATAGATTTACTGAACAATGAATCTACACCAAAAGTAAAAATAGCCAACAACACCGTACCAATAGTTACTACTATTGTAGATGATTGAAGCTCAGGCCACTTTGGCCACTCTACTTTGTCTTTGAATTCGGTATAAGAACCTTTAATAAAATCTACTAAACTCATTATCTTTTATATTGCACGGGCACAAGGACTCGAACCCTGATCAACGGTTTTGGAGACCGGTATCCTACCATTGGACGATGCCCGTAGATTAAAAAAGGTTCCGTAAGTTTCCCTACGGAACCTTTATTATATTTTAGAAATTAATCAGTGATTTCAGTTACCTGACCAGCACCAACTGTTCTACCTCCTTCTCTAATTGCAAATCTAAGACCTACGTTAAGAGCGATTGGCTGCAACAATTCTACAGTAATTGTTAAGTTATCCCCAGGCATTACCATTTCTACACCTTCTGGTAAGAAGATCTCACCTGTAACGTCTGTCGTTCTTACATAGAACTGTGGACGGTATTTATTGTGGAATGGAGTGTGACGACCACCTTCTTCTTTTGAAAGAACGTAAACCTCAGCCTTGAATTTTTTGTGTGGAGTTACAGATCCTGCTTTCGCGATTACCATACCTCTTTTGATATCAGTTTTCTCAATACCTCTTAACAAGATACCTACGTTATCTCCTGCTTCACCTCTATCTAAGATTTTACGGAACATTTCTACTCCTGTTACAGTTGATGTTAATTTTTCATCACCCATACCTACGATATCTACTGGATCACCTGTGTTGATAACACCTGCTTCAATTCTTCCTGTAGCAACTGTACCACGACCTGTAATAGAGAATACATCTTCGATTGGCATCAAGAAAGTTTTGTCAACGTCTCTTGTTGGAAGTTCAATCCAAGAATCAACAGCATCCATTAATTCTTCGATTTTAGCTACCCATTTAGGATCTCCGTTAAGACCTCCTAGAGCAGAACCTTGAATTACTGGTGTATTGTCACCATCATAGTCA is a window from the Kaistella flava (ex Peng et al. 2021) genome containing:
- the rplL gene encoding 50S ribosomal protein L7/L12 gives rise to the protein MSDLKNLAETLVNLTVKDVNELATILKDEYGIEPAAVAVAAVAGAGEAVEEKTEFDVILKAAGASKLAVVKLVKDLTGAGLKEAKDMVDSAPTAIKEGVSKDEAEALKKQLEEAGAEVEVK
- the rplJ gene encoding 50S ribosomal protein L10, with protein sequence MTKEDKVLVIQELKEVLQDAKVVYVASLEGMNAAATSDFRRQAFKQNITVKVVKNTLLQKALEQIEGVDYSEMFPTFKGNSALMISETANAPAKLIQGFRKKAEVPALKSAYLQETFYVGDENLAALVSIKSREEMIGEIITILQSPLRNVLSALQNKDEANGEAEEAAPVAEETPAAEAAPEASADATDAPSAE
- the rplA gene encoding 50S ribosomal protein L1: MAKLTKKQKEALSKIEKNKIYSLDEASALVKEVNFAKFDASVDIAVRLGVDPRKANQMVRGVVSLPHGTGKDVKVLALVTPDKEAEAKEAGADYVGLDEYLQKIKDGWTDVDVIVTMPAVMGKLGPLGRILGPRGLMPNPKSGTVTMDIGKAVSEVKSGKIDFKVDKYGIIHAGIGKVSFDATQIKENAAELIQTLLKLKPTASKGVYVRSIYLSSTMSPGIAIDSKSVN
- the rplK gene encoding 50S ribosomal protein L11, translating into MAKKVFKMVKLQVKGGAANPSPPVGPALGSAGVNIMEFCKQFNGRTQDKPGQVLPVVITVFEDKSFEFVIKTPPVAIQLLEASKQKKGSGESNRLKVGAVSWAQVSKIAEDKMVDLNCFTIDGALTMVAGTARSMGLRVTGTKPTNA
- the nusG gene encoding transcription termination/antitermination protein NusG, with protein sequence MSDLKWYVLKSISGQENKVKAYIENEMKHYGLEDFVTQVVIPMEKVIQIRNGKKVPKEKPYYPGYLMVEANLVGEVPHIIKNIPGVISFLSSTKGGDPVPMRKSEVNRMLGRMDELSEFAIESAIPFVVGENVKVIDGPFNGFNGTVEKLHEDKKKIEVSVMIFGRKTPMELSFMQVEKV
- the secE gene encoding preprotein translocase subunit SecE, producing the protein MSLVDFIKGSYTEFKDKVEWPKWPELQSSTIVVTIGTVLLAIFTFGVDSLFSKSIANIISLFINLFN
- the tuf gene encoding elongation factor Tu, which gives rise to MAKETFNRSKPHLNIGTIGHVDHGKTTLTAAISKVLSDKGYGTARDFSSIDSAPEEKERGITINTSHIEYETANRHYAHVDCPGHADYVKNMVTGAAQMDGAILVVASTDGPMPQTREHILLCRQVNVPNVLVFMNKVDMVDDVELLELVEMEVRELLSSYDYDGDNTPVIQGSALGGLNGDPKWVAKIEELMDAVDSWIELPTRDVDKTFLMPIEDVFSITGRGTVATGRIEAGVINTGDPVDIVGMGDEKLTSTVTGVEMFRKILDRGEAGDNVGILLRGIEKTDIKRGMVIAKAGSVTPHKKFKAEVYVLSKEEGGRHTPFHNKYRPQFYVRTTDVTGEIFLPEGVEMVMPGDNLTITVELLQPIALNVGLRFAIREGGRTVGAGQVTEITD